The region CACCGGATGGTGGCGCGTGGTTGATGTGTTTAACGAGCAACTCGGCAATGCCGGATTCTATGTTGTGACACTGTTTGTCGCCTGCTGGGTGATCTCATGGTGCAACTATCGCTGGAAAAATTACGATGCGCTGAATAGCCCGATAGCGTAACCACATTTTCCGGCCGATTTCTCCGATGGGCCGGGAGACGGTGAGCATTTCTTCCCCGGCGTTTCACGGTTTTCATACCGTCGCCGGAGAGGGGTTCCCGCTCTATCTTATATCTGGATATGCATCCAGCTTTTCTGTATCCGCCTCTTTTTTTGTGTTATAAGCTATACGCCACGTTTAGGTCAGCCAGATTAAGGAAAACATCACGTGATAGGTCGTCTCAGAGGCATCGTACTGGAAAAACAGCCGCCACTGGTTTTGATTGAAGCCAGCGGCGTCGGATATGAAGTTCATATGCCGATGACCTGCTTTTACGAGTTGCCGGAGCTCGGCCAGGAAGCGGTGATTTTTACCCACTTTGTGGTGCGGGAAGACGCACAATTACTGTTTGGCTTTAACAATAAACAAGAGCGTTCGCTGTTCCGCGAGCTGATCAAAGTGAATGGCGTGGGGCCGAAACTGGCGCTGGCGATTTTGTCCGGCATGTCGGCCCAGCAGTTTGTCAGCGCGGTGGAGCGTCAGGAAATCAACACGCTGGTGAAATTGCCGGGCGTGGGCAAGAAGACGGCAGAACGTCTGGTCGTGGAAATGAAAGACCGCTTTAAAGGGTTGAACGGCGATCTGTTCAACGTCGCCAGCGATATTGCCTTGCCGGCGGCGACTGGCAATGCGGAGCCGGAGGCGGACCCGCAGGCTGAAGCTGAAGCGGCACTGGTCGCCCTCGGCTATAAACCGCAGGAGGCCGGCCGTATGGTGAGCAAAGTGGCGCGGCCGGGTGCCGACTGCGAAACCCTGATCAGGGAAGCGCTGCGCGCTGCACTGTGAGGTACGTATGATTGAAGCCGATCGTCTGATTTCACCCGGTGTCGTTGCCGACGAAGAACTGCAGGATCGCGCGATCCGGCCGAAGCTGCTGTCAGAGTACGTCGGGCAGCCGGTGGTCCGCGAGCAGATGGAAATATTTATCGAGGCGGCCCGCAAGCGCGGTGATGCGCTCGATCATCTGCTGATTTTTGGTCCGCCGGGGTTGGGTAAAACCACACTGGCTAATATTGTCGCCAACGAAATGGGCGTGAATCTGCGCACGACCTCCGGGCCGGTGCTGGAGAAAGCGGGCGATCTGGCCGCGCTGCTCACCAACCTTGAACCGCACGACGTGTTGTTCATCGACGAGATTCATCGACTGTCGCCAGTGGTGGAGGAAGTACTCTACCCGGCGATGGAAGATTACCAGTTGGATATCATGATTGGCGAAGGGCCGGCGGCGCGCTCCATCAAGCTGGATTTGCCGCCGTTTACCCTGGTGGGGGCGACAACGCGCGCCGGTTCGCTGACCTCGCCGTTGCGCGATCGTTTCGGCATCGTGCAGCGGCTCGAATTCTACCAGGTCGCTGATTTGCAGCATATTGTACGGCGCAGCGCTCAGTGTCTGGGATTGGATATGACCGAGGACGGCGCGCTGGAAGTGGCCCGTCGTTCACGCGGCACGCCGCGCATCGCTAACCGGCTGTTACGCCGGGTACGG is a window of Dickeya solani IPO 2222 DNA encoding:
- the ruvA gene encoding Holliday junction branch migration protein RuvA; the protein is MIGRLRGIVLEKQPPLVLIEASGVGYEVHMPMTCFYELPELGQEAVIFTHFVVREDAQLLFGFNNKQERSLFRELIKVNGVGPKLALAILSGMSAQQFVSAVERQEINTLVKLPGVGKKTAERLVVEMKDRFKGLNGDLFNVASDIALPAATGNAEPEADPQAEAEAALVALGYKPQEAGRMVSKVARPGADCETLIREALRAAL
- the ruvB gene encoding Holliday junction branch migration DNA helicase RuvB, with product MIEADRLISPGVVADEELQDRAIRPKLLSEYVGQPVVREQMEIFIEAARKRGDALDHLLIFGPPGLGKTTLANIVANEMGVNLRTTSGPVLEKAGDLAALLTNLEPHDVLFIDEIHRLSPVVEEVLYPAMEDYQLDIMIGEGPAARSIKLDLPPFTLVGATTRAGSLTSPLRDRFGIVQRLEFYQVADLQHIVRRSAQCLGLDMTEDGALEVARRSRGTPRIANRLLRRVRDFSEVKSDGAISATVAVQALNMLAVDSEGFDYMDRKLLLAVIDKFMGGPVGLDNLAAAIGEERETIEDVLEPYLIQQGFLQRTPRGRIATQHAYRHFGLTREE